One genomic window of uncultured Campylobacter sp. includes the following:
- a CDS encoding cupin domain-containing protein, with protein sequence MQHIKNIDAATAVELASLVEVSPHKVISRTLAQNPALNMTLFAFDGGEEISSHKSDGDAFVYVLEGEGDFTIDGQKHRVKAGQSIVMPAGLPHAIFAPVPFKWFLVVVF encoded by the coding sequence ATGCAACATATCAAAAATATCGACGCCGCCACGGCCGTAGAGCTTGCTTCGCTAGTCGAAGTGTCCCCTCATAAGGTGATTTCGCGCACCCTCGCGCAAAATCCTGCGCTGAATATGACGCTTTTCGCCTTCGACGGCGGCGAGGAGATCAGCTCGCACAAATCCGACGGCGACGCATTCGTTTACGTGCTTGAGGGCGAGGGCGATTTCACGATCGACGGGCAGAAGCACCGCGTAAAAGCGGGGCAAAGTATCGTCATGCCTGCGGGCTTGCCGCACGCGATCTTCGCTCCGGTGCCGTTTAAGTGGTTTTTAGTGGTGGTTTTTTAG
- a CDS encoding NnrS family protein, with protein MYCKFGANRDAFSRCGFDACGLSAQFSAQKAVFGAYRSPFCDASGLGGEQNPALDTFCAVLNFLNLHGARDFKNFSPVNLKKFDLAASQFVNLKKQIRAGEGADKSANPRNLMSFGRETRILRRLGFKSKILAPRRFYFESAVGAPCGPGLGYRNCEFAQNSKVCASDFTQNFKNFTWSLKAEPVQNCKISALNFIQNFWNSVRGREAGSMQGFGNSGRNFEPSFSQSVKNYDRNLEPKFPQSTKNFKQNFELDLLQRVGDSEQNLSQSVKKSDRNLEAEPARGFKNQNSIQHFLQGAQKPEQNSLSSSPQNGKSYDQNSAQDFSRGGKSIEWNFKLNFSQSAKNPESSFSQSIKNSERNFLLSFLQSAKNSDQSQNFKSSSAQSHAEPNSAQNFSQSAKNSDQDSKAHSTQNGTEPVSPQELKHSEPCSAQRLGFYAPKFKDERARNFFSHPMRAFVLCACFFAALGGLSFLVPDALAIDYVAAHKFYFLFLAPSCIYAAFLLTALPDWTNFEGSLKPVSLAFAACLIAAFIASFLNLRLAAAITGLFWAIFFIFAAWLLWLDKNSNNFSILSVLAAFCACSLAYGASGDEKFLLSFVHINVAAIAVVSYRISVVIGNEALRDGGLKDAVFIPNFIYKNLAAFLAFALALATPFLSESACGFIAFGIGFLFLAKLRELHYAEILSRHYMAFYYALQAACAAGYLWLGAALIRGQYSAAPLHVIAICYIYGAILFVGMIAGQRHSGISPLNFPRLSRAALVLALLAGALRAVFAGESFVLYVMIPSVLFIVAVALYLINFVPIFLKNPFSADPD; from the coding sequence TTGTACTGCAAATTTGGCGCGAACCGAGACGCCTTTTCGCGTTGCGGTTTTGATGCGTGCGGATTGAGCGCGCAGTTCAGTGCCCAAAAAGCCGTTTTTGGCGCCTATCGCTCGCCGTTTTGCGATGCAAGTGGGCTAGGCGGCGAGCAAAATCCAGCTCTAGACACGTTTTGTGCGGTGCTGAATTTTTTGAATTTACACGGCGCGCGCGATTTTAAGAATTTTAGCCCCGTAAATTTGAAGAAATTTGACCTCGCCGCCTCGCAATTTGTAAATTTAAAAAAGCAAATCCGTGCCGGTGAAGGTGCCGATAAGAGCGCTAATCCGCGCAATTTGATGAGTTTTGGGCGCGAGACCCGTATACTGCGCAGGCTAGGCTTTAAAAGTAAAATTCTCGCGCCGCGTAGATTTTACTTTGAGAGCGCGGTTGGTGCGCCGTGCGGACCCGGTCTCGGATACAGAAATTGCGAATTTGCGCAAAATTCTAAAGTTTGTGCCTCGGATTTTACACAAAATTTTAAAAATTTTACATGGAGCTTGAAAGCCGAGCCCGTGCAAAATTGTAAAATCTCCGCTCTAAATTTTATACAAAATTTTTGGAATTCTGTTCGCGGCAGGGAAGCCGGGTCTATGCAAGGCTTCGGAAATTCGGGCCGAAATTTTGAGCCAAGTTTCTCGCAGAGCGTCAAAAATTACGACCGAAATCTTGAGCCGAAATTCCCGCAGAGTACTAAGAATTTCAAGCAAAATTTCGAGCTAGATCTCTTACAGAGAGTTGGGGACTCCGAGCAGAATCTTTCGCAGAGTGTCAAAAAATCCGATCGAAATTTGGAGGCGGAGCCTGCGCGAGGATTTAAAAATCAAAATTCCATTCAGCACTTCTTACAAGGCGCCCAAAAGCCAGAGCAAAATTCCTTGTCAAGTTCCCCACAAAACGGTAAAAGCTATGATCAAAATTCCGCTCAGGACTTCTCACGGGGCGGTAAAAGCATTGAGTGGAATTTCAAACTAAACTTCTCACAAAGTGCTAAAAATCCCGAGTCGAGTTTCTCGCAGAGCATTAAAAATTCCGAACGGAATTTCCTGCTAAGCTTCTTACAAAGCGCCAAGAATTCCGATCAAAGTCAAAATTTTAAATCCAGTTCCGCGCAAAGCCATGCCGAGCCAAATTCCGCTCAGAACTTCTCTCAAAGCGCTAAAAATTCCGATCAGGATTCCAAAGCTCATTCCACGCAAAATGGAACAGAGCCTGTTTCGCCGCAGGAGCTCAAACATTCCGAGCCGTGCTCGGCGCAGCGGCTGGGCTTTTACGCGCCTAAATTTAAAGACGAGCGCGCGAGAAATTTTTTCTCCCATCCGATGCGCGCTTTCGTTCTTTGCGCCTGCTTTTTTGCGGCGCTGGGCGGGCTTAGCTTTTTAGTACCCGATGCGCTGGCGATCGATTATGTCGCTGCTCATAAGTTTTACTTTCTGTTTTTGGCGCCTTCGTGCATCTACGCGGCGTTTTTGCTTACCGCGCTGCCCGATTGGACGAACTTCGAGGGCTCGCTAAAGCCCGTTTCGCTCGCCTTTGCCGCCTGCTTGATCGCGGCTTTTATCGCGAGCTTTTTAAATTTACGGCTTGCAGCGGCGATTACGGGGCTGTTTTGGGCGATATTTTTCATCTTTGCGGCATGGCTTTTGTGGCTGGATAAAAACTCGAATAATTTTAGCATCCTATCAGTCTTAGCAGCGTTTTGCGCCTGCTCGCTAGCCTACGGCGCGAGCGGGGATGAGAAGTTTTTGCTTAGCTTCGTGCATATCAACGTCGCGGCAATCGCCGTCGTAAGCTACCGCATAAGCGTCGTCATCGGCAATGAAGCGCTAAGGGATGGCGGGCTGAAGGACGCCGTTTTTATTCCAAATTTTATCTACAAAAATTTAGCCGCTTTCCTCGCCTTCGCTTTGGCGCTCGCGACGCCCTTTTTAAGCGAGTCGGCATGCGGATTTATCGCGTTTGGCATCGGGTTTTTGTTTTTGGCGAAGCTTCGCGAGCTGCACTACGCCGAAATTTTAAGCCGCCACTATATGGCGTTTTACTACGCGTTGCAGGCTGCGTGCGCGGCGGGATACCTATGGCTGGGCGCGGCGCTGATCCGCGGGCAGTACTCTGCCGCGCCGCTGCACGTCATCGCGATCTGCTATATCTACGGAGCGATACTTTTCGTAGGAATGATCGCAGGCCAGCGCCACAGTGGAATTTCGCCGTTAAACTTCCCGCGCCTAAGCCGCGCGGCGCTCGTTTTGGCTCTACTCGCGGGAGCTTTAAGAGCCGTTTTTGCGGGCGAGAGCTTTGTTTTATACGTGATGATCCCATCGGTTCTTTTCATCGTCGCGGTCGCGCTATATCTGATAAATTTCGTTCCGATCTTTCTGAAAAATCCTTTCAGCGCGGATCCGGATTGA
- a CDS encoding ATP-binding cassette domain-containing protein: protein MLKISNMRYEILRDVIISDFSLRLRSGEVKTLFGPSGCGKTSLLRLVCGLEDKKSGQIENGFKKISFLFQENRLLPNLTALKNIEIFSPAGVNEIYALAAKIGLSPSDLNKFPRELSGGMQKRTAFLRTILSGCDLALLDEPFVGLDRDLRGVLIEILVSKIEREGLACLLVTHDRFEAARLSHEIIELEPKGMGLRRVVSLDEPLSARDERYEERVVSEQFGGVSYYE, encoded by the coding sequence ATGCTAAAAATTTCAAATATGCGCTACGAAATTCTGCGCGACGTTATAATTTCAGATTTTTCGCTGCGACTCCGCTCGGGCGAAGTAAAGACGCTCTTTGGCCCCAGCGGCTGCGGCAAGACTTCGCTTTTGCGGCTGGTCTGCGGGCTAGAGGATAAAAAAAGCGGGCAGATCGAAAACGGCTTTAAAAAAATCAGCTTTTTGTTTCAAGAAAACCGCCTGCTGCCGAACCTCACGGCACTTAAAAATATCGAAATTTTTAGCCCCGCGGGCGTGAACGAAATTTACGCCCTCGCCGCAAAGATCGGGCTAAGCCCGAGCGATCTGAATAAATTCCCGCGCGAGCTAAGCGGCGGCATGCAAAAGCGCACGGCGTTTTTGCGCACGATCCTTAGCGGCTGCGATCTGGCGCTGCTTGATGAGCCGTTTGTAGGGCTCGATCGCGATCTGCGCGGCGTACTGATCGAGATTTTAGTCTCAAAGATCGAACGCGAGGGACTTGCCTGCCTTTTGGTGACCCACGACCGCTTTGAAGCCGCACGCCTAAGCCACGAGATTATCGAGCTCGAGCCCAAAGGGATGGGGCTTAGGCGCGTCGTGAGCCTAGATGAGCCGCTAAGCGCGCGCGACGAGCGGTACGAAGAGCGCGTGGTAAGCGAACAATTCGGGGGAGTGAGCTATTATGAGTAG
- a CDS encoding ABC transporter permease subunit, with protein sequence MLKIDKIRKAQNPAFYVIDYLWGGFASLGAVCFFIAVWQVASEAYGPLILPQPAAVFSKACEILKNFAANDLALSLKRALAGTFLALFAGICSGLAAGYFKSLRAFLNPLITVLLSMPPIVWIVLAIFWFHFGDTSVLFTVVIVVAPMTFASAAQAMASMSAEYTELFDSYKSSILKKLRYLYAPHLIERLLPAIYVAVSNGAKVLVMAELLGANDGVGAKIAEARVNIDTVEVMAYVCLVIAFTALFDYLVTKPLQILLMPWSR encoded by the coding sequence ATGCTAAAAATCGATAAAATTCGCAAAGCTCAAAACCCCGCGTTTTACGTCATAGATTATCTGTGGGGCGGCTTTGCGAGCTTGGGGGCGGTGTGCTTTTTCATAGCCGTCTGGCAGGTGGCGAGCGAGGCTTACGGGCCGCTTATTCTTCCCCAGCCTGCGGCTGTTTTTTCTAAAGCGTGCGAAATTTTAAAAAATTTCGCCGCAAACGATCTAGCCCTGTCGCTTAAGCGCGCGCTTGCAGGCACCTTCCTCGCGCTTTTTGCGGGGATTTGCAGCGGGCTTGCGGCGGGGTATTTTAAAAGCCTGCGAGCCTTTTTAAACCCGCTAATTACCGTGCTTCTCTCGATGCCGCCCATCGTTTGGATCGTGCTTGCGATATTTTGGTTTCATTTCGGCGATACAAGCGTGCTTTTTACCGTCGTTATCGTAGTCGCGCCGATGACTTTTGCGTCCGCGGCACAGGCGATGGCTAGCATGAGCGCCGAATACACCGAGCTTTTCGACAGCTACAAAAGCTCAATTTTAAAAAAACTGCGCTACCTCTACGCGCCGCACCTAATTGAGCGGCTGCTTCCCGCGATCTACGTCGCGGTCAGCAACGGCGCGAAGGTGCTTGTGATGGCGGAGCTTTTGGGCGCGAACGACGGCGTCGGCGCAAAGATCGCCGAAGCACGCGTCAATATCGATACGGTCGAGGTCATGGCGTATGTGTGCCTAGTCATAGCCTTTACGGCGCTTTTCGATTATCTCGTGACCAAGCCGCTTCAAATTTTACTGATGCCGTGGAGCAGATGA